The following are from one region of the Isoalcanivorax indicus genome:
- the xseA gene encoding exodeoxyribonuclease VII large subunit, producing MKSDIPGGERHVYSVSRLNLEAQGLLEGSFPLVWLEGELSNLSRPGSGHLYFSLKDDRAQVNAAMFRARNQRLRFTPRNGQQVLVRARITLYVPRGSFQLVVEHMEEAGEGQLRQQFEALKARLQAEGLFAAERKRALPPLPRQIGLITSPSGAAVRDILQVLNRRCPQIPVLIYPSAVQGREAPGQLRAALALANARNECDVLILTRGGGSLEDLWAFNDEQLARDVAASAIPVVSAVGHEIDVGLTDFAADLRAPTPSAAAELVGPDLSLAAEQLRAARRRLVRQMQQQLARHGERFTALRRRLRHPSQQLEQYAQQLDELDGRLRRQLTHQLALHGQQLRQLGQRLRAQSPSALLQRRQQQLQGLQRRLRLPAPRALQDSQRALTQLGQRLHTASPLATLGRGYSITFLGDTAVRSVQAVTPGDTLRTRLNDGSITATVTAIRPGDTNQD from the coding sequence ATGAAATCAGACATTCCCGGCGGTGAACGCCACGTATACAGCGTCAGCCGCCTGAATCTGGAGGCCCAGGGCCTGCTGGAGGGCAGTTTCCCGCTGGTCTGGCTCGAGGGCGAGCTGTCGAACCTGTCCCGGCCCGGCTCCGGGCACCTCTATTTCAGCCTCAAGGATGACCGGGCCCAGGTCAATGCCGCCATGTTCCGTGCCCGCAACCAGCGGCTGCGCTTCACGCCGCGCAACGGACAGCAGGTACTGGTCCGGGCGCGGATCACGCTGTACGTGCCTCGCGGCAGCTTCCAGTTGGTGGTGGAGCACATGGAGGAAGCCGGTGAGGGCCAGCTGCGGCAGCAGTTCGAGGCGCTCAAGGCCCGGCTGCAGGCCGAGGGGCTGTTTGCCGCCGAGCGCAAGCGCGCCCTGCCCCCCCTGCCCCGACAGATTGGCCTGATCACTTCACCCAGCGGCGCCGCCGTGCGCGATATTCTCCAGGTGCTGAACCGCCGTTGCCCGCAGATCCCGGTGCTGATCTATCCCAGCGCCGTCCAGGGCCGCGAGGCACCGGGGCAACTGCGCGCCGCGCTGGCGCTGGCCAATGCCCGGAACGAATGCGACGTGCTGATCCTGACCCGGGGCGGCGGCTCACTGGAAGACCTGTGGGCCTTCAATGATGAGCAACTGGCCCGGGATGTGGCGGCCAGCGCGATTCCGGTGGTCTCGGCGGTGGGCCATGAAATCGACGTCGGGCTGACCGATTTTGCCGCTGACCTGCGCGCCCCCACGCCCTCGGCAGCGGCCGAGCTGGTGGGGCCAGACCTGAGCCTGGCGGCAGAGCAGCTGCGTGCGGCGCGGCGCCGTCTGGTGCGCCAGATGCAGCAGCAACTGGCACGCCATGGCGAGCGCTTTACTGCCCTGCGGCGGCGCCTGCGCCACCCGAGCCAGCAACTGGAGCAATACGCCCAGCAGCTTGACGAGCTGGATGGCCGCTTGCGCCGCCAGTTGACCCATCAACTGGCCCTGCACGGCCAGCAGCTGCGGCAACTGGGCCAGCGCCTGCGCGCCCAGAGCCCGAGCGCGCTGCTGCAGCGCCGTCAGCAACAATTGCAGGGCCTGCAGCGACGCTTGCGGCTGCCCGCGCCACGCGCCCTGCAAGACAGCCAGCGCGCGCTGACTCAGCTGGGCCAGCGCCTGCACACCGCCAGCCCGCTGGCCACGCTGGGCCGGGGCTACAGCATTACCTTCCTGGGCGATACCGCCGTGCGCTCGGTGCAGGCAGTGACCCCCGGGGATACGCTGCGCACCCGGTTGAATGACGGCAGCATCACGGCAACCGTCACGGCCATTCGTCCGGGGGACACGAATCAGGACTGA
- a CDS encoding glutaredoxin family protein, protein MKTGMLSVLMLTALLCASMAQASGIYRWVDEQGVVHFSDEPGGPAAEQITVNPMVLPMVPENARGRTGATTGAAGGQLVMYSAEWCGYCTRARNYFRRNNIPFVEKDIEKSTQARREHEAAGGRGVPLLVRGDARMSGFSEERFESWYRR, encoded by the coding sequence ATGAAGACGGGGATGCTTTCAGTGCTGATGCTGACGGCCCTGCTGTGCGCCAGTATGGCGCAGGCCAGCGGTATCTATCGTTGGGTGGACGAACAGGGTGTGGTGCATTTTTCCGATGAACCGGGCGGCCCGGCGGCGGAGCAGATCACGGTCAATCCCATGGTGTTGCCGATGGTACCGGAGAATGCGCGCGGGCGTACCGGGGCCACCACGGGGGCAGCGGGCGGGCAACTGGTCATGTACAGTGCCGAGTGGTGCGGTTACTGCACCCGGGCGCGCAACTACTTCCGTCGTAACAATATTCCCTTTGTGGAAAAGGATATCGAGAAATCCACCCAGGCGCGTCGCGAGCATGAAGCCGCTGGCGGTCGGGGTGTGCCGTTGCTGGTGCGGGGGGATGCCCGTATGAGCGGTTTTTCCGAAGAACGTTTTGAGAGCTGGTATCGCCGCTGA
- the guaB gene encoding IMP dehydrogenase, which yields MLRIVQEALTFDDVLLVPAYSEVLPKDVSLKTRLTRDISLNIPLVSAAMDTVTEHRLAIGMAQEGGIGILHKNMEVEDQARHVRMVKKYESGVVKDPITVSPDTTVAELLRITEAHNISGVPVVQGDNVVGIVTSRDTRFVTEYNQPVSAVMTGKDRLVTVQEGANADEVQQLLHRHRIEKVLVVNESGALRGLITVKDIEKSANYPNACKDSQGRLRVGAAVGTGADTESRVIALVEAGVDVIVVDTAHGHSRGVIDRVAWIKKHYPEIQVIGGNIATADAARALAEAGADAVKVGIGPGSICTTRIVAGIGVPQITAISEVADALLKYDIPLIADGGVRFSGDVAKAVAAGASAIMIGSLLAGTEEAPGDVELFQGGYYKAYRGMGSLGAMAGKTGSSDRYFQDAAAGVEKLVPEGIEGRVPYKGPMTNIIHQLIGGLRAAMGYTGCTDVNEMRTKPQFVKVTNAGMKESHVHDVAITKEAPNYPVG from the coding sequence ATGCTCAGAATTGTGCAAGAAGCACTGACATTCGACGACGTTCTTCTGGTACCTGCCTACTCCGAAGTGCTGCCCAAGGATGTCTCACTCAAGACGCGCCTGACCCGCGACATCAGTCTGAATATCCCGCTGGTGTCGGCGGCCATGGATACTGTGACCGAACACCGGCTGGCCATTGGCATGGCGCAGGAAGGCGGTATCGGTATCCTGCACAAGAACATGGAAGTGGAAGACCAGGCGCGCCACGTGCGCATGGTGAAGAAATACGAGAGCGGCGTGGTCAAGGATCCGATCACCGTGTCCCCGGACACCACGGTCGCGGAGCTGCTGCGCATCACCGAGGCCCACAACATTTCCGGCGTGCCGGTGGTGCAGGGTGACAACGTGGTGGGCATTGTCACCAGTCGCGATACCCGTTTCGTGACCGAGTACAACCAGCCGGTGTCTGCCGTCATGACCGGCAAGGATCGCCTGGTGACCGTGCAGGAAGGCGCCAATGCCGACGAAGTGCAGCAACTGTTGCACCGGCATCGCATCGAGAAAGTACTGGTGGTGAATGAATCCGGTGCCCTGCGCGGCCTGATCACCGTCAAGGATATCGAGAAGTCGGCCAACTACCCGAATGCCTGCAAGGATTCCCAGGGCCGCTTGCGCGTGGGTGCTGCGGTCGGCACCGGTGCCGACACCGAAAGCCGCGTCATCGCCCTGGTGGAAGCCGGTGTGGACGTGATCGTCGTCGACACCGCTCACGGCCACTCGCGTGGCGTGATCGATCGCGTCGCCTGGATCAAGAAGCACTACCCGGAAATCCAGGTCATTGGCGGCAACATCGCCACCGCCGATGCGGCCCGTGCCCTGGCGGAAGCCGGTGCCGATGCGGTGAAAGTCGGTATCGGCCCCGGCTCCATCTGCACCACCCGTATCGTTGCCGGTATCGGTGTGCCGCAGATCACCGCGATCTCCGAAGTGGCGGATGCACTGTTGAAGTACGATATCCCGCTGATTGCAGATGGCGGTGTGCGTTTCTCCGGTGACGTGGCCAAGGCGGTTGCCGCTGGCGCCAGCGCCATCATGATCGGTTCCCTGCTGGCCGGCACCGAAGAGGCGCCGGGTGATGTGGAACTGTTCCAGGGCGGCTACTACAAGGCCTACCGCGGCATGGGGTCCCTGGGCGCCATGGCAGGCAAGACCGGCTCCAGCGACCGTTACTTCCAGGATGCGGCCGCTGGCGTGGAGAAACTGGTGCCGGAAGGCATTGAAGGTCGCGTGCCCTACAAGGGGCCGATGACCAATATCATTCACCAGTTGATCGGCGGGCTGCGTGCCGCCATGGGCTACACCGGCTGCACGGACGTCAACGAAATGCGTACCAAACCGCAGTTCGTGAAAGTCACCAATGCCGGAATGAAAGAATCCCATGTGCACGACGTGGCCATCACCAAGGAAGCGCCCAATTATCCTGTCGGGTAA
- a CDS encoding arylamine N-acetyltransferase family protein codes for MTAVNLSAYLARIGYTGPLDASLETLAALHWQHVNRIPFENLNPLMGQPVSLALRDLEKKLVMQQRGGYCHEHALLFAQVLRQLGFSVRPLLARVLWGQPEDARTAASHLLLCVTLAGEDYLVDTAFGALTGVAPLRLHDTALQLTRHETFRLRTDNDLCTLEALEHGQWRAMYRFALHTAWPADYEMANWYTACHPSSPFVSQLMASRVDGTVRHILHNDRYTRRHADGRIERHLLGSAEAVVALLEAMMDIRLPDRPGLTQRLGDLLRQQLSARLTADARDLNRSFIQATET; via the coding sequence ATGACCGCCGTGAACCTCTCTGCCTACCTTGCCCGCATCGGCTATACCGGCCCGCTGGATGCCTCGTTGGAGACGCTCGCCGCATTGCACTGGCAGCACGTCAACCGGATTCCGTTCGAGAACCTGAACCCGCTGATGGGCCAGCCCGTTTCACTGGCGCTGCGCGATCTGGAAAAAAAGCTGGTGATGCAGCAGCGCGGAGGCTACTGCCATGAACATGCCCTGTTGTTTGCCCAGGTGCTGCGGCAGTTGGGGTTTTCAGTGCGGCCGCTCCTGGCCCGCGTGCTCTGGGGCCAACCTGAAGACGCCAGGACTGCCGCCTCGCATCTGCTTCTCTGTGTCACCCTGGCCGGAGAGGACTATCTCGTCGATACCGCCTTCGGCGCCCTCACCGGCGTGGCCCCGCTGCGACTGCACGACACCGCTCTGCAACTGACACGCCATGAGACCTTTCGCCTGCGCACCGATAATGACCTCTGTACGCTGGAAGCACTGGAACACGGACAATGGCGCGCCATGTACCGCTTCGCCCTGCACACGGCATGGCCCGCCGATTACGAGATGGCCAACTGGTACACTGCCTGCCATCCATCGTCACCTTTCGTCAGTCAACTGATGGCCAGCCGCGTGGACGGCACCGTGCGCCATATCCTGCACAATGACCGCTATACCCGACGCCATGCCGATGGGCGCATCGAACGCCATCTGCTGGGCAGCGCCGAGGCTGTCGTCGCCCTGCTGGAAGCCATGATGGATATTCGACTGCCCGACCGTCCCGGATTGACCCAGCGCCTGGGCGATCTGCTGCGACAACAGCTTTCGGCGCGCCTGACTGCCGACGCACGAGACCTGAACAGGTCATTTATTCAGGCTACGGAAACATGA
- a CDS encoding SRPBCC domain-containing protein, which yields MDSTDWGQSLAADTLRFERTLPGTPERLWPWLADAGKRARWLAAGVLPAQPGAAFTLTFEYEGTPVQTRHTVRLYEPPSRLCITWDEGEDWHSEVTFELSALTADQVRLCITHRRLRQADRVDVASGWHAHLALLSSLLTGSAAPDFMALHRELERAYQQRLEV from the coding sequence ATGGATAGCACTGATTGGGGACAGTCGCTGGCCGCCGACACGCTACGCTTTGAACGCACGCTGCCGGGCACGCCGGAACGGCTCTGGCCCTGGCTTGCCGATGCCGGCAAACGTGCACGCTGGCTGGCGGCGGGTGTGTTGCCAGCGCAGCCCGGGGCGGCCTTTACCCTGACCTTCGAGTATGAGGGGACGCCGGTGCAGACCCGGCACACGGTGCGCCTTTATGAGCCGCCTTCGCGCCTGTGTATCACCTGGGATGAAGGTGAGGACTGGCATTCGGAAGTGACGTTCGAGTTGAGTGCCCTGACGGCCGATCAGGTGCGGCTGTGCATCACCCACCGACGTTTGCGGCAGGCAGACCGCGTGGATGTGGCCAGCGGCTGGCATGCGCATCTGGCGCTGTTGTCGTCCTTGCTGACGGGGAGTGCCGCGCCGGACTTCATGGCCTTGCACCGCGAACTGGAACGGGCCTATCAGCAGCGGCTTGAGGTTTGA
- the guaA gene encoding glutamine-hydrolyzing GMP synthase: MKDIHSQRILILDFGSQYTQLIARRVREIGVYCEIRAFDMDDAEIRAFDPAGVILSGGPETVTMNETPRAPQRVFELGVPVLGICYGMQTMASQLGGTVIHGEKHEFGYARVQKVGACRLLDDIVDHEEDGHNFLDVWMSHGDRVDTAPEGFVVSAATGSCPVAGMADDARRFYGVQFHPEVTHTLQGGRLLERFVRDICACEKLWTPDNIIEDAIEQIREQVRDEEVILGLSGGVDSSVVAALLHKAIGDQLTCVFVDNGLLRHREGDQVMEMFAENMGVKVIRVDAEDNFLGKLAGVEDPEQKRKIIGNTFIEIFDAEAAKLRNANWLAQGTIYPDVIESAASKTGKAHVIKSHHNVGGLPEHMKLKLVEPLRELFKDEVRKIGLELGLPYDMVYRHPFPGPGLGVRILGEVKKEYADTLRLADDIFITELRAAGLYHKTSQAFTVFLPVKSVGVVGDARRYEYVVALRAVETIDFMTARWAHLPYDFLEHVSGRIINEIPGISRVTYDISSKPPATIEWE; the protein is encoded by the coding sequence ATGAAAGACATTCACTCCCAGCGCATCCTGATTCTGGATTTCGGTTCACAGTACACGCAGCTGATTGCCCGCCGCGTGCGCGAAATCGGCGTCTATTGCGAAATCCGTGCGTTCGACATGGACGATGCCGAAATCCGCGCCTTCGACCCGGCGGGTGTGATCCTCTCCGGTGGCCCGGAAACCGTGACCATGAATGAGACGCCCCGTGCACCGCAGCGGGTGTTCGAACTTGGCGTGCCGGTGCTGGGGATCTGTTACGGCATGCAGACCATGGCCTCGCAGCTGGGCGGTACCGTGATTCATGGTGAGAAGCACGAATTCGGTTATGCCCGGGTGCAGAAAGTGGGCGCCTGCCGTTTGCTGGATGACATCGTGGACCACGAGGAAGACGGCCACAATTTCCTGGACGTCTGGATGAGCCACGGTGACCGTGTGGACACCGCGCCGGAAGGCTTTGTGGTCAGCGCCGCCACCGGCTCCTGCCCGGTGGCCGGCATGGCCGACGACGCGCGCCGCTTCTATGGCGTGCAGTTCCACCCCGAAGTCACCCACACGCTTCAGGGCGGCCGCCTGCTGGAGCGCTTCGTGCGCGATATCTGCGCCTGCGAAAAACTCTGGACCCCTGACAACATCATTGAAGATGCCATTGAGCAGATCCGTGAGCAGGTGCGCGACGAAGAAGTGATCCTCGGCCTGTCCGGCGGCGTGGATTCGTCGGTGGTCGCCGCCCTGCTGCACAAGGCTATCGGCGACCAACTGACCTGCGTGTTCGTGGACAACGGCCTGTTGCGCCATCGCGAAGGCGATCAGGTGATGGAGATGTTTGCCGAAAACATGGGCGTGAAAGTCATTCGCGTGGACGCGGAAGACAACTTCCTGGGCAAGCTGGCCGGTGTGGAAGACCCTGAGCAGAAGCGCAAGATCATCGGCAACACCTTTATCGAGATCTTCGATGCCGAAGCCGCAAAACTGAGAAATGCCAACTGGCTGGCCCAGGGCACCATCTATCCGGACGTGATTGAATCTGCTGCCAGCAAGACCGGCAAGGCCCACGTGATCAAGTCGCACCACAATGTGGGTGGCCTGCCGGAGCACATGAAGCTGAAACTCGTAGAGCCCCTGCGCGAACTGTTCAAGGATGAAGTGCGCAAGATCGGCCTGGAGCTGGGCCTGCCCTACGACATGGTCTACCGCCACCCCTTCCCGGGCCCCGGCCTGGGCGTGCGCATCCTCGGCGAAGTGAAAAAGGAATACGCCGATACCCTGCGCCTGGCGGATGACATCTTTATCACCGAACTGCGCGCTGCGGGTCTGTATCACAAGACCAGCCAGGCCTTCACCGTCTTCCTGCCGGTCAAGTCCGTGGGCGTGGTCGGCGACGCCCGCCGCTACGAATACGTGGTGGCCCTGCGCGCCGTGGAAACCATCGACTTCATGACCGCCCGCTGGGCGCACCTGCCGTATGACTTCCTGGAGCATGTTTCCGGCCGCATCATCAACGAAATCCCGGGCATCAGCCGGGTGACCTACGACATCTCGTCGAAGCCGCCGGCGACGATTGAGTGGGAGTGA
- a CDS encoding ArsR/SmtB family transcription factor has translation MRAAASGLDQVFHALADPTRRAMLGRLAEGDCRIGELAAPFAMSLAAASKHVRVLEQAGLVRRRVEGRVHHCGLEAGPLRDAQAWLAHYQRFWTARLDTLEALLRDDET, from the coding sequence GTGAGAGCGGCGGCGTCGGGGCTGGACCAGGTGTTTCATGCGTTGGCCGATCCGACACGGCGGGCCATGCTGGGCAGGCTGGCCGAGGGTGACTGCCGCATCGGCGAGCTGGCCGCGCCGTTTGCCATGTCGTTGGCGGCGGCGTCCAAGCATGTGCGGGTGCTGGAGCAGGCGGGCCTGGTGCGCCGCCGTGTCGAAGGCCGGGTGCATCACTGTGGTCTGGAAGCAGGCCCGCTGCGTGATGCCCAGGCCTGGCTGGCACATTATCAACGCTTCTGGACCGCCCGGCTGGATACGCTGGAAGCGCTACTGCGTGACGACGAGACATGA
- a CDS encoding DoxX family protein, whose amino-acid sequence MHNPDIGKLILRLTVGILMLFHGVSKLTSGIAGIKGMLAANGLPQFFAYGVFVGEIIAPLMLIVGFYSRIGAALIVVNMLFAIGLAHMGDIFALSGHGGWRLELQAFFLFTALALIFTGPGKYKFRH is encoded by the coding sequence ATGCACAACCCGGATATCGGCAAACTGATCCTGCGTCTTACCGTTGGCATTCTGATGTTGTTCCACGGCGTCTCGAAACTCACCTCCGGCATTGCCGGTATCAAGGGCATGCTGGCGGCCAACGGCTTGCCGCAGTTTTTTGCCTACGGTGTCTTTGTCGGCGAGATCATTGCGCCGCTGATGCTGATCGTCGGCTTCTACAGCCGCATCGGTGCGGCGCTGATCGTGGTGAACATGCTGTTTGCCATCGGCCTGGCGCACATGGGCGATATCTTTGCGCTCTCCGGGCACGGTGGCTGGCGTCTGGAACTGCAGGCCTTCTTCCTGTTCACCGCGCTGGCGCTGATCTTTACCGGCCCGGGTAAATACAAGTTCCGCCACTGA
- a CDS encoding SLC13 family permease, translating to MIPEAFQPLVVGLILIGLFAAFVREWFKPDVVVMIAVALLLGLGLLSSGQVLSVFSNSAPITIACLFVISAALEKTGCVDRLGDWLGVMAGQSERRLLLALLLVGIVVSPFINNTPVVMVLMPAVIAMASRYGIAPSRMLIPLSYATILGGMITMVGTSTNILVDGVARDMGLAPFSMFEITAPAILMALLGGAVIFFLAPKLLPARETLAQQFTGSGDRTFMSELFVPEGSRLAGQTLQAARLSNGTIAVLKLFRGDDEMSSPSPQTRLEVGDKLVVHSQSADMVELRSTDLVSLQGGASRDLETLRSRGAVIVEAIVGPTSRYVQRPIRDLDLAARYGIHLIAVHRKDASIGEIVDDFQLQFGDVLLVEGTPAQIKRFCENGDLFAITDGKAPTNRQNKAPIALGTIIGVMVLAAFKVMPIEGLALMGAAIVIATGCIRSDEAYKAIEWPIIILIFGMLAVSIAMRESGLADLLAGLLVGWGDGLSPWMMLAIVILMTSIATEMISNNAVAVLFTPIVIGVAQQLGVDPRPFVVGVMFAASASFATPIGYQTNTLVYGAGNYRFTDFARLGIPMNLIIWLSATLLIPFFWPLNPV from the coding sequence GTGATACCCGAAGCCTTCCAGCCCCTTGTTGTCGGCCTGATTCTGATTGGCCTGTTCGCGGCCTTTGTGCGCGAGTGGTTCAAGCCGGACGTGGTGGTGATGATTGCCGTCGCCCTGTTGCTGGGCCTGGGGCTGCTCTCCAGCGGCCAGGTACTCAGCGTGTTCAGCAACAGCGCGCCGATCACCATTGCCTGCCTGTTCGTGATCAGCGCTGCCCTGGAAAAGACCGGCTGCGTGGATCGACTGGGGGACTGGCTGGGCGTCATGGCCGGGCAGAGCGAGCGGCGCCTGCTGCTGGCCTTGTTGCTGGTTGGCATCGTCGTGTCGCCGTTCATCAATAACACCCCGGTGGTCATGGTGCTGATGCCGGCGGTGATTGCCATGGCGTCGCGTTATGGCATTGCGCCGTCGCGCATGCTGATCCCGCTGTCCTACGCGACCATCCTGGGCGGCATGATCACCATGGTGGGCACCTCCACCAATATTCTGGTGGACGGTGTGGCCCGTGACATGGGTCTGGCGCCGTTCAGCATGTTCGAAATTACCGCCCCGGCGATCCTGATGGCGCTGCTGGGCGGTGCCGTGATCTTCTTCCTGGCGCCGAAGTTGCTGCCCGCACGGGAAACCCTGGCCCAGCAGTTCACCGGCAGTGGTGATCGCACCTTCATGTCGGAACTGTTCGTGCCCGAGGGTTCACGGTTGGCGGGGCAAACCTTGCAGGCCGCGCGGCTCAGCAACGGCACCATCGCGGTACTGAAGCTGTTCCGGGGCGATGACGAAATGTCGTCGCCGTCACCGCAGACCCGTCTTGAGGTGGGTGACAAACTGGTTGTGCACAGCCAGAGCGCCGACATGGTGGAGCTGCGCAGCACCGATCTGGTCAGCCTGCAGGGCGGCGCCAGCCGCGACCTGGAGACGCTGCGCAGCCGTGGCGCGGTGATTGTGGAGGCCATCGTCGGACCGACCTCTCGCTACGTGCAGCGGCCGATTCGCGATCTGGATCTGGCTGCCCGTTATGGCATCCACCTGATTGCCGTGCACCGCAAGGACGCCAGCATTGGCGAAATCGTTGATGACTTTCAATTGCAGTTCGGTGATGTGTTGCTGGTGGAAGGCACCCCGGCCCAGATCAAGCGTTTCTGCGAGAACGGTGACCTGTTTGCCATCACCGACGGCAAGGCACCAACCAATCGCCAGAACAAGGCCCCCATCGCGCTGGGCACCATTATCGGCGTGATGGTACTGGCGGCGTTCAAGGTCATGCCCATCGAAGGGTTGGCCCTGATGGGCGCGGCCATTGTGATTGCCACGGGCTGCATTCGCTCCGACGAAGCCTACAAGGCCATTGAGTGGCCCATCATCATCCTGATTTTCGGCATGCTGGCCGTTAGCATCGCCATGCGTGAATCCGGCCTGGCAGACCTGCTGGCGGGTCTGCTGGTGGGCTGGGGCGACGGGCTGTCGCCGTGGATGATGCTGGCCATCGTTATCCTGATGACCTCCATTGCCACGGAGATGATCAGCAACAACGCCGTCGCGGTGCTGTTCACCCCCATTGTCATCGGTGTGGCCCAGCAGTTGGGGGTGGACCCGCGGCCGTTCGTGGTCGGGGTGATGTTTGCCGCCAGCGCCAGTTTCGCCACGCCCATCGGCTACCAGACCAACACCCTGGTCTATGGGGCGGGCAACTACCGCTTCACCGACTTTGCCCGCCTGGGCATCCCCATGAACCTGATTATCTGGCTCAGCGCCACGCTGCTGATCCCCTTCTTCTGGCCGCTTAATCCCGTCTGA
- a CDS encoding DEAD/DEAH box helicase, which translates to MTDFSALGLHERLLRALTEAGYEAPTPVQAAAIAPALAGRDLRVTAQTGSGKTAAFVLPMLQRLMDKPDHQVGTRALILLPTRELARQTLAQVEKLARYTFIRAELVTGGEDFKVQAARMRKNPDILIGTPGRFIEHLTANNLDFSGLLMLVLDEADRMLDLGLSEDVLRLAALSNPDARQTLLFSATPGPRSMAELIASVLREPEELAVNRVQELNENTRQQIITVDDVQHRERLVQWLLANEQYDKAIVFTNTREQADRLGGYLTNPSLKLYVLHGEKDQKFRKQALDRLRNGDISVLVATDVAARGLDISGLDLVINFDMPRSGDEYLHRIGRTGRFGNHGLAISLVAAHEWNLMASIERYLKQAFEMRVVAAHPGHYKGPKKLKASGKAAGSKKKKLKKKLARTEGKREAGAPRKAAAKPKRAAPTDLKEGFATPKRKKPS; encoded by the coding sequence ATGACTGATTTTTCTGCCCTGGGTTTGCACGAGCGCCTGCTGAGAGCGCTGACTGAAGCTGGCTATGAGGCGCCGACGCCGGTGCAGGCGGCGGCCATTGCGCCGGCGCTGGCAGGCCGGGACCTGCGAGTGACGGCCCAGACCGGCAGCGGCAAGACAGCGGCCTTTGTGCTGCCCATGCTGCAACGCCTGATGGACAAGCCGGATCATCAGGTGGGCACCCGCGCGTTGATCCTGTTGCCCACGCGTGAACTGGCCCGGCAGACCCTGGCCCAGGTGGAAAAGCTGGCGCGCTATACTTTTATCCGTGCCGAGCTGGTGACGGGGGGCGAAGACTTCAAGGTGCAGGCCGCGCGCATGCGCAAGAATCCGGACATCCTGATTGGCACGCCCGGGCGTTTCATCGAGCACCTGACAGCCAATAATCTGGATTTCAGCGGACTGTTGATGCTGGTGCTGGATGAAGCCGACCGCATGCTTGATCTGGGCCTCAGTGAGGACGTGCTGCGTCTGGCGGCGTTGTCCAATCCTGACGCCCGGCAGACCCTGCTGTTCTCGGCCACGCCGGGGCCGCGCAGCATGGCGGAGCTGATCGCCTCGGTGCTGCGTGAGCCGGAGGAACTGGCGGTCAACCGGGTGCAGGAGCTGAACGAGAACACCCGCCAGCAAATCATTACCGTGGATGATGTGCAGCACCGCGAACGTCTGGTGCAGTGGCTGCTGGCCAACGAGCAATACGACAAGGCGATTGTCTTCACCAATACCCGCGAGCAGGCGGATCGCCTGGGCGGCTATCTGACCAATCCCTCGCTGAAGCTGTATGTGCTGCACGGCGAGAAAGACCAGAAATTCCGCAAGCAGGCGCTGGACCGGCTGCGCAATGGCGACATCAGCGTGCTGGTGGCCACCGATGTGGCCGCTCGTGGCCTGGATATTTCCGGCCTGGATCTGGTCATCAATTTCGACATGCCGCGCAGTGGTGATGAGTACCTGCATCGTATTGGCCGCACCGGCCGCTTCGGTAATCATGGCCTGGCCATTTCGCTGGTGGCCGCGCACGAATGGAACCTGATGGCCAGCATCGAGCGCTACCTGAAACAGGCGTTCGAGATGCGCGTGGTGGCGGCGCACCCGGGCCACTACAAGGGGCCGAAAAAACTGAAAGCCTCCGGCAAGGCGGCGGGCAGCAAGAAGAAAAAGCTGAAGAAAAAGCTGGCGCGGACAGAGGGCAAGCGCGAGGCTGGCGCGCCACGCAAAGCGGCGGCGAAGCCGAAGCGCGCCGCCCCGACCGACCTGAAAGAGGGGTTTGCGACGCCGAAGCGCAAGAAGCCGTCCTGA